A window of Brevinema andersonii genomic DNA:
AAAATGTCTGCACAAATGTCATACTATCCGACACGAACAGAAGTACCTGTTATTGGAGATATTCCCCTTATTATTGAGTTTTACTCACGCTAACCCTAAATACAATAATAGCAAAGGGAAGGTTCGCCTTCCCTTTATTCTAGGAGATATATGAGTTCTTTTGTTCCTTTACATGTTCAATCACATTATTCTATTCTGCATGCAATACCAACTATTGATGAACTAATTGAAAAGACACTTGAATATAAATATACTGCATTTGCGCTTACAGACAGAAACAATATGCATGCGGTTCCTGAATTTGGAAAAAAAGCATTAAGCTCTGGGATAAAACCGATTTTTGGGACACAGCTGGATATTATGGAAGAATCAAGATTTTCACGACGACCCCAAAAAGGTGAACCTGAAATTCCCAGTTATTCTCTTATTTTACTAGCGAAAAATCACACTGGTTATCAAAATTTATTAAAAATCATTTCCAATGGATACGATGACGGCAATTTTGGACGTTTTAATGCTGATAAAAATTTACTTAAAGATTTTTCTGAAGGACTTATTTGTCTTTCATCTGATTACACAGGTGAACTCTGGCACTACGCTTACAAAAAAAATATTGACAAACTTCATCAAACAATCAATTTTTATCAAGAACTTTTTGGAAAAGACAATTTTTTTATTGAAATTCAAGATAGAAATATTCCTCAAGATAAAACAGCTAACCATATTCTAATAGAATCTGCATATCAGTTTGATATTCCGCTTATTGCATCCAATCCAGTTAAATATATGCAACCAGAAGATTTAATTTTACTCGATATCGTAACATGTATTAAAGAAAAAGAAACAATGGCAAACACATCTCCACGTAATGGTACTGAATATTTCAAATCAGAAACTGAGATGTATGAATTATTCAAAGACATTCCAGAAGCCATTACCAATACAAAATATGTAGCTGAATCTTGTGAATCCATTCCATTTCAAGCGGAAGGAGACCAAAGTCCACAATATGCTGTACCACTGGGAATGACAAGTGAACAATTTCTGCGTGAAAAAAGCATGCAAGCACTAACCTTAAAATTCAACGGAAATTTACCACCAAAATATAAAGAACGCTTAGATTGGGAACTTAATATGATTTGCAAGATGGGATTTCCGAACTATTTTTTAGTAGTTGGTGATTTTGTACAGTATGCTAAAAAAAATGGTATTTTGGTTGGTCCAGGGCGAGGATCAGCTGCAGGAGCTTTGCTTAGTTATGCTCTGGATATTACTAATATTGACCCTTTAAGATATGATTTGCTTTTTGAAAGATTTCTGAATCCCGAACGCGTCTCAATGCCGGATATTGATATTGACTTTGAAGACGAACGGCGTGATGAAGTAAAAGAATATTTACGTACACGCTATGGTAACGATAAAACAGCTGACGTTGTCACGTTCGGCTACAACAAAGCAAAAGCAGTATTAAAAGATGTAGGACGTGTTTTGGATATTCCACTCAAACGAGTCAGCGAGATTTCAGCGTTAATGGATGCTAATGCAGACCTTGCACAACAGTCTGAGGTTTTATCCGAACTAAAAAATATTCTCAATGGTCCTAATGAACAAGAAATTCAATGGATCTTATATTCTATTCAATTAGCAAACCGCATCCGCAACTTAGGCACTCATGCTTCTGCATTGATTGTTTCGAGGCGAAAGCTTTCGGATATTGTGCCTCTATACAAAGATCGTTCTAATACTGTTACAACACAGTTTGAAGGTAAATACCTTGAAGACAATGGTTTGCTTAAGATGGATATTCTTGGGCTTTCCAACTTGGGAATCATTAAAGACTGTCTGCAACAAATTTTTATTCACTATCACAAACGTATCGATCCCAACGAAATACCACTGGACGATCCAAAAGTTTTTGAATTATTCAGTTCGGGACGAACAGCAGGCATTTTTCAATTCGAATCTCAAGGCATGACCTCATACATCAAACAGCTGCAGCCAACCAATATTGAAGATTTAATTGCCATGAATGCTCTGTATCGCCCTGGACCTATGGATAATATTCCGTCATTTATCCAGCGCAAGCATGGCTTACAAGAAATTGATTGTTATCATCCCGACCTTGAGCCCGTTCTCAAGAATACATACGGCATTATTGTTTATCAAGAACAAGTTATGCAGATTGCGCAGATACTTTCAGGATTTTCTCTGGGTGAAGCCGATGTTGTACGTCGGATCATGGCTAAGAAAAAACCAGACGAACTTGAAAAAATACGTCCGCAATGGATCAACAGAGCTGTTGCACGAGGATATGATGCTTCATTAGCAGAACATTTATTTCAATTGCTGATCCCATTTTCAAATTATGCCTTTAATAAGTCTCATGCTGTGGCATATTCAGTACTGGCATACCAGACAGCTTGGCTGAAAGTACATTATCCTGCAGAATTTATGGCATCTTTAATGAGTTTTAACACTAACAAACATGAAGATTTAGCAAAATATATAACCGAAATCCGAAAAAGCAACATTGATATACTTGCTCCTGATATTAATATCAGTGAAGGAAATTTTACCGTAGAATATAAAAACAAAATTCCTTATATTCGTTATGGTTTCAATGCTATTAAAGGATTAGGAGAAAAAGTCAGCGAAGAAATCACCCGTGAGCGAAAATGGGGAGGAAAATATCGCAGTGTTGAAGATTTTGTTGAACGCACAGCTAATAGTAGCGATATTCGAAAAAATAATACAGAAATTCTTATCAAAGCAGGTGCTTTTGATTCTCTTTTTGATCCTAAAGAAGTAATAGTGGAAAAAGCAATTATTTTAAATCCGCAAAATCTCAATATGTTATATTCTTACTATGAAAAAAAAGAAACAGATCCCGATGCAAATTTTTCTTTATTTTCAATTGAAGAAATAAAAGCTGCTTCAGACGGAGGATTAAAATTCGACAGAAATATTCCTCCCCTTACTACTCAACAAGAATTTCAAAATGAAGTTAAAGTTTTCGGATTTTATTTTACTGGAAAACTATTCAATACAATTTACCAAAAAACCGGAAAATTAAGTAGTTATAAAGACGAATTAAAAGAAATTCTGCCTCTCAATACTCAGATCAGTTTACTGGGCTATGTTAGTGATATCAATATTATGCATAGCAATAGACGGTCTTGGGGACGCTTTACATTAAATACAGAAAATGATGCTATTATATTATTTTTATTTGGCGATAAATTAGAAAAATTTGAACAAACTGTAACGGAACATAGTTTTATTTTTCTCAAAGCACAAATTATCGAAAGAAAAAATAAAAAAGAAGCAGAAAATACTATCGAAAAAACATATGATATAATTGATTTTATTTTGCTGGACAAAACACCTACTTTAAATGAAGTTCATATTTTACTTCCGGAAATCATTCCTTCAGAAAATTATACTACTTTACAGCAACTACAACAATTTGCAAAAGAAGGTTATCAGCAAAAAGCACATATTACTATTGTTTTTCATATTAACAAATACAACAATCCTTTAAAATCTAATGCTACTTACCGAATTAAAAAATCACCAGAACTATTGACATTGCTTGATTCTCCACTATTTTTAAGTTATTGGTTTTTATAGATTTGCTGTATTACAAATCAACAAATGGCCAACAATAGAAGCAAGTCGACCACCAGCTGACTTTCCTTGTTGTAATACTTCTTCATGATTTATAGGAACCGCCCCCAACCCAGCTGCTTGATTAGTAATCATCGAAAAACCAAGTACCCTCATTTTGTAATACCGCGCTAAAATAGTTTCCATCACAGTCGACATCCCTACTGCATCTATTCCTAATTTACGGAACATTTGCACTTCAGCTGGCGTTTCGTACTGAGGACCCAGCACTGAACCATATATTCCAGATTTAACACCAAATGCTTCACTAAGATGAGGTAGTAAACTAACATCATAAGCATTCTGCATATCTAGAAAACGTTGATTTCCTTCTACTCCAATCAATGGAGAATCATTCTGCGTTTTGATATGATCGGAAATAAGCATAATATCACCCACATGAATATCTGGATTGATTGAACCAGCCGCATTCGTCAATATTGCTGTACGAGCGTTAAGTTCTCCAGCAACAGCAATGGGAAACGCAGTTGTAAAGGCATCATGACCTTCGTACATATGGCGTCTCCCTTGCATCAACAAAACATTCTTGCCATGATGCTCAACATATACGAAATTACTTGAATGGCCCGCAACACTAGAACTATTCATATTGGGCACTTGATGATAAGGAATAATTTCCTTATCCGGAAAAATATCAACGATAGAAGACAATCCAGAACCTAAAACTACAGCAATATCAATTTTTTTAATATTTTTACTTCTAAAAAAGTCAACTGTTTCAAAGATTTGTTGTTTATTATATGGCATATAGCCTCCCTTAACTATGAAACTCTTGAGCTGCTTGCGCATCAAGATCAGCATTACTGGACACACTCGACACATCATCCAAGTCTTCCAAAGCATCTACCAATTTGAGAAAAGATATTGTTTTTTCCTTATCGAGTGCAATTTTATTTTGAGGTACTTGAGTAATTTCAGAACTATTAGGTTTAAAGCCAGCATTTTCTAAAAAATCACTCACTGTATTGTAGTTTTCTAAGGAAATAAATACTTCAATAACCCCATCTTCAGAAATTACATCATCAGCACCTGCCTCTAATGCCGCTTCCATCAAATTGTTCTCATCAACTAAAGTACTATCAAATACCATATACCCTTTCATATTAAACATCCAAGCAACACAATTCGGCTCACCCAAACTTCCTCCAAATTTCGAGAACACATTACGAACATCAGCTGCAGCTCTATTTTTATTATCCGTCGTCACATTCACCAATACCGCAACTCCTCCAGGACCATATCCTTCATAAACAAATGATTCATAATTCACACCATCAAGCTCACCTGATCCACGTTTAAGTGCGCGTTCTATATTATCTTTGGGCATATTAGCACTGCGTGCTTTATCAATAGCTGCTCTCAACCGTATATTCAAACCAGGATCGGAACCATTTTTTGCTGCAATAATAATATCTTTAGCTAGCTTTGAGAACAAATTACTACGTTTTGCATCTTGTGCACCTTTTCTATGTTTTATATTGGCCCATTTACTATGACCTGCCATATTCACCCCTTATATAATAAGGGCAATCAAAAGATTACCCTTAACAATATTTTATATTGGATTTTTTACTCAGTAACAGGAGATATTTCGCCAGAAGGTACTTCATTACTGGCTTCAACAGCTAATGTAGTAGGTTCTTCTTCTGTAGGCACTACAACAGAATCAGTATCTTTCTCATTTTTTTCTTCTTCAAATGAATTAGATGAATTCTCTTCTTCAGTCATAGGTTGAGAAGATTCGGTAGTCATGCTATTCTCGTCACCAATATAAGATGCATCACCTGAAGGAGCTTGCATATCAACAACAACACTATACACAACTTCCTCACTTTCATTTCCGACAATATCAACAGCTTTCACTTTGATATCATATTCATCAGCATCTTTGAGCCTAATCGCAATTTCTTCATCATATTTTTGATATTCACCATCATTAATAGAAAATAAAATCTTATCCACTTTGGTCTCATTATCAAACGCACCCACATAAATAGGATCACGTGAAGAAATATAACGAATACCATTAGTTTCATAGGCACGGGCAAAAACATCAACAACAGGAGGTGTAGCATCTAAATATAAAGTTGTTTTCCGAACTTCTGTAACATTGCTGACCATATCAGTAGCTTTATAATACAAATGCAAAATAGTATTTGAAGAATATCCTAGGTTTGATAAAGTAAATTCATTTTCATACCGGACAAAATCTTGATTATTAGTGGAAAACTCAGTAAATGCAACACCTGTTATATCATCAAACATTTTAAATCTAATCTTTGTATTCAACCCAACATAAGTATATCCAGACGCCTTATAGGGTATCGGATCAAATAAAGGTTCTAATACTCGAGGCGCCGTAGCATCAATATACACCTCAAAAACTTTGGAATAAGACACATTTCCTACTCTATCAACAAATTTATAAGAAATTGTATGATTACCCTCTTCTGTTAATGCAATAGGAGCTTTATAAAAAGCATATTCACCTCCGTCAATGGAAACAAATATATTTTCCAATCCTGATTGTTCATCAACACCTTGTACTTCAAAGCGAGCCATTGGCGAAGCATAAAGCATATCACCCTGTTTTAAGGTATAACCCACATTATCAACAAACATTTTTTCTGTAGGAGATGTCTCATTTTCAAGCACAGATGTTTCTTGTTGTTCTGTATCAACGGCAACCTCTTGAGCAGGTTCTTCAGGAGCCGTTACTTCAGCTTCTTGGGCATAAAGCATTACAGTTGTAAATAAAAATGAAGTTATAAGCCACTTTTTTTTCATTGTTTTTCCTCTCAAAGAATTAAAATTTCACTATACTACTGTAGTTTCTACTACCGGCTAATTACCATTTAATTGGGCATGAAGTGCCTGTTCTTCTTCACTGTCAAGAATACTTTTTGTATTTAAGACAACGTAAATTTCTTCCCCTACATGCAAAATACCCAAAATAACAGCCTGATTCATATGACCCATTGCTTCCGCATTTTGAATATCAGAATCATTTGCAGTAAGAATTTTATCCAAATTATCTACTAACAACCCAACAAGTACAGAACCTATTTTTACAATAATCAGTTTATAGGAAGATGTTTTTACCTGTTGATGTTTATTGCCAACATCCTTTTCATGAGAAGATTTGGATTCTAATGACAACTCACTCTTGGGCAGATCAAAAAAATTATCTCTATTTTGTTCTTCAACAGACCATTTTTGAGAATATATTTTTTTATGTATAGAGATAATAGGTGTTATTCTTCCCCGAAGATTAATAACACCTTCAACAAAATCAGGAAAATTAGGCATATATGTCATTGTATTTTCGCGACACACTTCCTGTACATCCATTATTTCAATACAATAGCGATTACCTACAGCTTCGAAAGCCACAAATTGCTTTTCCATAAACAAAACCTGCCAAAATAACACAATCAGATTAATTATTATATTACTTTTGGAAAAAAATCGCAAGTATTTGAATCAAAAATACCTGAGAATCTTGTTATTTTTTAAAAAAATTAATCGATATGCTATCATGACGCCCTATTTTTGCATCCACTTCTTCCAGATAAAAATACCATTCAATAGACTCTAAAGCTACCATAAAATCATATGGCAAAGGAAAAAATGGCGATCGCACTGTTTGCAAAACTTGTGCCGCATTAATATAAAAACGTC
This region includes:
- a CDS encoding purine-nucleoside phosphorylase, which produces MPYNKQQIFETVDFFRSKNIKKIDIAVVLGSGLSSIVDIFPDKEIIPYHQVPNMNSSSVAGHSSNFVYVEHHGKNVLLMQGRRHMYEGHDAFTTAFPIAVAGELNARTAILTNAAGSINPDIHVGDIMLISDHIKTQNDSPLIGVEGNQRFLDMQNAYDVSLLPHLSEAFGVKSGIYGSVLGPQYETPAEVQMFRKLGIDAVGMSTVMETILARYYKMRVLGFSMITNQAAGLGAVPINHEEVLQQGKSAGGRLASIVGHLLICNTANL
- the dnaE gene encoding DNA polymerase III subunit alpha, whose amino-acid sequence is MSSFVPLHVQSHYSILHAIPTIDELIEKTLEYKYTAFALTDRNNMHAVPEFGKKALSSGIKPIFGTQLDIMEESRFSRRPQKGEPEIPSYSLILLAKNHTGYQNLLKIISNGYDDGNFGRFNADKNLLKDFSEGLICLSSDYTGELWHYAYKKNIDKLHQTINFYQELFGKDNFFIEIQDRNIPQDKTANHILIESAYQFDIPLIASNPVKYMQPEDLILLDIVTCIKEKETMANTSPRNGTEYFKSETEMYELFKDIPEAITNTKYVAESCESIPFQAEGDQSPQYAVPLGMTSEQFLREKSMQALTLKFNGNLPPKYKERLDWELNMICKMGFPNYFLVVGDFVQYAKKNGILVGPGRGSAAGALLSYALDITNIDPLRYDLLFERFLNPERVSMPDIDIDFEDERRDEVKEYLRTRYGNDKTADVVTFGYNKAKAVLKDVGRVLDIPLKRVSEISALMDANADLAQQSEVLSELKNILNGPNEQEIQWILYSIQLANRIRNLGTHASALIVSRRKLSDIVPLYKDRSNTVTTQFEGKYLEDNGLLKMDILGLSNLGIIKDCLQQIFIHYHKRIDPNEIPLDDPKVFELFSSGRTAGIFQFESQGMTSYIKQLQPTNIEDLIAMNALYRPGPMDNIPSFIQRKHGLQEIDCYHPDLEPVLKNTYGIIVYQEQVMQIAQILSGFSLGEADVVRRIMAKKKPDELEKIRPQWINRAVARGYDASLAEHLFQLLIPFSNYAFNKSHAVAYSVLAYQTAWLKVHYPAEFMASLMSFNTNKHEDLAKYITEIRKSNIDILAPDINISEGNFTVEYKNKIPYIRYGFNAIKGLGEKVSEEITRERKWGGKYRSVEDFVERTANSSDIRKNNTEILIKAGAFDSLFDPKEVIVEKAIILNPQNLNMLYSYYEKKETDPDANFSLFSIEEIKAASDGGLKFDRNIPPLTTQQEFQNEVKVFGFYFTGKLFNTIYQKTGKLSSYKDELKEILPLNTQISLLGYVSDINIMHSNRRSWGRFTLNTENDAIILFLFGDKLEKFEQTVTEHSFIFLKAQIIERKNKKEAENTIEKTYDIIDFILLDKTPTLNEVHILLPEIIPSENYTTLQQLQQFAKEGYQQKAHITIVFHINKYNNPLKSNATYRIKKSPELLTLLDSPLFLSYWFL
- a CDS encoding OmpL47-type beta-barrel domain-containing protein, with protein sequence MKKKWLITSFLFTTVMLYAQEAEVTAPEEPAQEVAVDTEQQETSVLENETSPTEKMFVDNVGYTLKQGDMLYASPMARFEVQGVDEQSGLENIFVSIDGGEYAFYKAPIALTEEGNHTISYKFVDRVGNVSYSKVFEVYIDATAPRVLEPLFDPIPYKASGYTYVGLNTKIRFKMFDDITGVAFTEFSTNNQDFVRYENEFTLSNLGYSSNTILHLYYKATDMVSNVTEVRKTTLYLDATPPVVDVFARAYETNGIRYISSRDPIYVGAFDNETKVDKILFSINDGEYQKYDEEIAIRLKDADEYDIKVKAVDIVGNESEEVVYSVVVDMQAPSGDASYIGDENSMTTESSQPMTEEENSSNSFEEEKNEKDTDSVVVPTEEEPTTLAVEASNEVPSGEISPVTE
- a CDS encoding YebC/PmpR family DNA-binding transcriptional regulator gives rise to the protein MAGHSKWANIKHRKGAQDAKRSNLFSKLAKDIIIAAKNGSDPGLNIRLRAAIDKARSANMPKDNIERALKRGSGELDGVNYESFVYEGYGPGGVAVLVNVTTDNKNRAAADVRNVFSKFGGSLGEPNCVAWMFNMKGYMVFDSTLVDENNLMEAALEAGADDVISEDGVIEVFISLENYNTVSDFLENAGFKPNSSEITQVPQNKIALDKEKTISFLKLVDALEDLDDVSSVSSNADLDAQAAQEFHS
- a CDS encoding chemotaxis protein CheW produces the protein MEKQFVAFEAVGNRYCIEIMDVQEVCRENTMTYMPNFPDFVEGVINLRGRITPIISIHKKIYSQKWSVEEQNRDNFFDLPKSELSLESKSSHEKDVGNKHQQVKTSSYKLIIVKIGSVLVGLLVDNLDKILTANDSDIQNAEAMGHMNQAVILGILHVGEEIYVVLNTKSILDSEEEQALHAQLNGN